From a single Alkalihalophilus pseudofirmus genomic region:
- a CDS encoding spore germination protein produces MSWFSIKKRLSLPTENKTETVTIAEAIEDCLNSSDFEHRMIVTTYKNVWVSYYTTLIDSNKLHDDVIEKIQGHQFHSPEDLRTFIPLSESVLTSDGKIVADSLMRGYVCIHLEEESNLCLLIAIQTDDNREITIPEVEFSVIGPKESFVEGIDTNINLIRKRIPIPDLKVKEYTVGSLSRTRVCVIYIDSIANEENVNTMIQRVSAIQFDQINDSSYITQMIEDQTNSPFPQFIDTERPDRVAALLAEGKVVVAVDGSPQVITGPTTLVEFFSAFEDYFLSWHIATAFRLIRLFAVWFSIFATPLYVAVLTYHAEIIPQDLLATLIVSRSQIPFPPILEALFLELTIELLREAGARLPTKVGQTIGIVGGIVIGTAAVEAGLTSNVLLIIVALAALASFTTPVYRMGNTIRLIRFPYIFASQLWGLVGLAILFNFMLVHLLTITSLGRPYLAPLYPTRLSDFKDAFFRMPFNLQSKRPIHLQTKNNVRFEKQKAKKKKDIDEGI; encoded by the coding sequence ATGTCGTGGTTTTCCATAAAAAAAAGGCTTTCGCTTCCCACAGAAAACAAAACAGAGACTGTGACCATTGCAGAAGCAATTGAAGATTGCTTAAATTCAAGCGACTTTGAACACCGAATGATTGTAACAACTTATAAAAATGTATGGGTTTCCTATTATACGACGTTAATTGATTCAAACAAATTACATGATGATGTAATTGAAAAAATTCAGGGTCATCAATTTCACTCGCCAGAAGACCTTCGTACCTTTATTCCTCTCAGTGAATCGGTCTTAACATCGGATGGGAAAATTGTGGCTGATTCTCTCATGCGTGGGTATGTATGTATACATCTAGAAGAAGAATCTAACTTATGCTTACTTATTGCTATTCAAACAGATGATAACCGTGAGATAACCATTCCAGAAGTAGAATTCAGCGTGATCGGGCCAAAAGAGTCCTTTGTCGAAGGCATTGATACAAATATTAATTTAATTAGAAAACGAATACCAATTCCGGATCTAAAAGTGAAAGAATATACTGTTGGTTCTCTTTCTAGAACAAGAGTTTGTGTCATATATATTGATTCGATCGCAAACGAAGAAAACGTAAACACAATGATCCAGCGAGTAAGCGCTATACAATTTGATCAAATAAATGACAGCTCTTATATTACTCAAATGATTGAAGATCAAACAAACAGCCCGTTCCCTCAATTTATCGATACGGAACGTCCAGACAGGGTGGCTGCTCTTTTGGCTGAAGGAAAAGTCGTTGTGGCAGTTGACGGTTCACCTCAAGTTATTACAGGTCCGACGACATTAGTGGAATTTTTTTCAGCTTTTGAAGATTATTTTTTATCTTGGCATATTGCAACCGCATTTCGTCTGATCAGGTTATTTGCCGTTTGGTTTTCTATTTTTGCTACCCCCCTTTATGTGGCGGTACTAACGTATCACGCTGAGATTATACCGCAAGATCTTCTTGCAACTTTAATCGTATCAAGAAGCCAAATTCCTTTCCCACCTATATTAGAGGCTTTGTTTTTAGAATTAACGATTGAGCTTTTGCGTGAGGCGGGAGCCCGGCTTCCTACAAAAGTCGGGCAGACGATTGGTATCGTTGGGGGGATTGTTATTGGGACAGCTGCTGTAGAAGCAGGATTAACGAGTAATGTGTTATTAATTATTGTAGCGCTAGCTGCACTTGCTTCCTTTACTACTCCTGTTTACAGAATGGGTAATACCATCAGGCTCATACGATTCCCTTATATCTTTGCATCACAATTATGGGGGCTGGTCGGATTAGCTATTTTATTTAATTTTATGCTCGTTCATCTGCTAACCATCACATCACTTGGGAGGCCTTATTTAGCTCCCCTCTATCCTACCAGGCTATCAGATTTTAAAGATGCATTTTTCAGAATGCCATTTAATCTCCAATCAAAACGTCCAATCCATTTACAAACCAAAAATAATGTCCGATTTGAAAAACAAAAAGCGAAAAAGAAAAAAGATATTGATGAGGGAATCTAA
- a CDS encoding BCCT family transporter, translating to MNVQQKTPEKIGSVLIISAILIGLFVLWGVLSPGTLQSAADSGLGWMIENFGWFYMLSTAFFVLFVIAIALSPFGRMRLGKPDERPEYTWYSWIGMLFAAGIGVGFVFWGVAEPVLYYIDTPMGYTPETEQAAAAGLRYGVYHWALHPWAIFSIVGLTLAYVQFRKDRPALISSAFYPLLGERVNGWTGRSIDILAVIATCTGVATTFGLSALQITGGLSYISAIPNNVWTQITIIAIVTVLFMISAGKGVDKGIKKLSNINLAVAGILLLFVIIVGPTLFILENFVTTLGGYITNVAAMSLTMTPFSESTWLGTNTIFFWAWHIAWAPFMGLFIARISRGRTIREFMAGVLLVPSLLAVLWFTTFGGTALNLEISGQAPIADLVMSNVELALFATLGELPLSMITNILAVIVILIFFITSADSASYVLGAMTSHGSLNPKLSVKLLWGFLIAGTASVLLISGGGGLDALQTASIIAALPFAVIMIIMIISVLVMLGRDFKLEGKKTRKKRVRQLKKEIREEFLDDVREEVYEELREEVKEEMIEEVKEEVKGEMIEEMKEEVYEEMKEDFYEEIKEDIYQELDIDKDKKK from the coding sequence ATGAATGTACAACAAAAAACACCTGAAAAAATAGGGAGTGTCCTAATCATTTCAGCCATTTTGATAGGACTTTTTGTATTGTGGGGAGTGCTCTCTCCTGGCACACTACAATCTGCTGCAGACAGCGGACTCGGCTGGATGATTGAAAACTTTGGCTGGTTTTACATGTTATCGACTGCTTTTTTTGTATTATTTGTTATTGCTATTGCTCTAAGTCCCTTTGGAAGAATGAGACTAGGAAAGCCTGATGAAAGGCCTGAATATACTTGGTATTCTTGGATTGGGATGTTATTTGCTGCCGGAATCGGGGTAGGATTTGTATTCTGGGGTGTAGCTGAACCGGTATTATACTATATTGATACTCCTATGGGATATACACCTGAAACTGAACAAGCAGCCGCAGCAGGTCTTCGTTACGGGGTTTACCACTGGGCTCTGCATCCGTGGGCAATTTTCTCTATTGTCGGATTGACGTTAGCGTATGTACAATTCCGTAAAGATCGTCCTGCATTAATTAGTTCTGCTTTTTACCCTCTGTTAGGTGAGCGAGTAAATGGCTGGACTGGTCGTTCAATTGATATTTTAGCTGTTATTGCTACTTGTACAGGTGTCGCAACAACGTTTGGTTTAAGCGCCCTGCAGATTACAGGCGGGTTATCTTATATTTCTGCTATCCCAAATAACGTCTGGACTCAAATTACCATTATTGCTATTGTGACAGTGTTATTTATGATCTCCGCTGGTAAAGGGGTGGACAAAGGAATAAAGAAATTAAGTAATATTAACTTAGCCGTGGCTGGAATACTATTACTCTTTGTCATTATTGTAGGTCCAACCTTATTTATTTTAGAGAACTTTGTCACAACGCTTGGCGGCTATATTACAAATGTAGCTGCAATGAGTTTAACAATGACTCCATTCTCAGAAAGTACATGGCTTGGAACGAATACAATCTTCTTTTGGGCTTGGCATATTGCATGGGCTCCGTTTATGGGTCTTTTTATAGCACGTATCTCACGCGGTAGAACAATTCGTGAATTTATGGCGGGAGTATTATTAGTACCTTCCCTTTTAGCGGTTCTCTGGTTTACCACGTTCGGTGGTACGGCTTTAAACCTTGAAATTTCAGGACAAGCTCCAATTGCCGATTTAGTTATGAGTAATGTAGAGCTTGCCTTATTTGCTACATTAGGCGAACTGCCTTTAAGCATGATTACGAATATATTAGCTGTTATTGTCATTCTTATTTTCTTCATTACTTCAGCGGACTCTGCTTCATATGTACTCGGTGCAATGACTTCTCACGGGAGTCTCAATCCTAAGTTATCAGTTAAGTTATTATGGGGATTCTTAATTGCTGGTACGGCAAGTGTTCTCTTAATTAGCGGAGGAGGGGGACTCGATGCCCTTCAGACTGCATCAATCATTGCAGCCTTACCTTTTGCAGTAATCATGATTATAATGATTATTTCCGTACTCGTGATGCTTGGCAGGGACTTTAAGTTAGAAGGCAAGAAAACACGTAAAAAGCGCGTAAGACAGTTGAAGAAAGAAATTAGAGAAGAGTTTTTAGACGATGTAAGAGAAGAAGTGTACGAAGAATTACGTGAAGAAGTGAAAGAGGAAATGATTGAAGAAGTGAAAGAAGAAGTTAAAGGGGAAATGATTGAGGAAATGAAAGAAGAAGTATATGAAGAGATGAAAGAAGACTTCTATGAGGAAATTAAAGAAGATATCTATCAAGAACTAGATATTGATAAAGATAAGAAGAAATAA
- a CDS encoding FixH family protein has product MKRLVMITVAALTALSACGGAESDEMEMGMDDQLTPIEVELVVPDQAEINEEVLFESHVTQGDDLVEDANEVVYEVWQEGQKDLSEMIEATDQDGNNYMLTHVFEEEGRYHVQTHVTARGLHRMPIAEIQIGNVESSAEKGEEPHEHEQSDNSEHHHQHAEIEIEMTKEEDGVTFFIEVNGEELTDGIVTIEMWQNEDDKHIWLDTSEEGEGRYKLSVDNKYSGEYEAVIHIEREHDSLHEHINKTITF; this is encoded by the coding sequence ATGAAACGTTTAGTAATGATTACTGTGGCTGCCCTAACAGCTTTAAGTGCTTGTGGAGGTGCAGAATCAGATGAAATGGAGATGGGTATGGATGATCAATTAACCCCTATTGAGGTTGAATTGGTTGTACCGGATCAAGCGGAAATTAATGAAGAAGTTCTGTTTGAGAGTCATGTCACTCAAGGTGATGACTTAGTGGAAGATGCAAATGAGGTCGTTTATGAGGTGTGGCAGGAAGGTCAAAAGGATTTAAGTGAAATGATTGAAGCCACAGATCAAGACGGAAATAATTATATGCTAACTCATGTTTTTGAAGAGGAGGGGCGTTATCACGTCCAAACCCATGTGACGGCAAGAGGCCTTCACCGTATGCCTATTGCAGAGATTCAAATTGGCAATGTAGAAAGTTCAGCGGAAAAGGGAGAAGAGCCGCATGAACATGAACAGTCAGATAACAGCGAACATCATCACCAACATGCTGAGATAGAAATTGAAATGACAAAAGAAGAAGATGGAGTGACCTTCTTTATTGAAGTAAATGGAGAAGAGCTGACAGACGGGATTGTTACAATTGAAATGTGGCAAAACGAGGATGATAAACATATCTGGCTTGATACGAGTGAAGAAGGCGAGGGCAGATACAAGCTTTCTGTAGATAACAAGTATTCAGGAGAATATGAAGCAGTCATTCATATTGAGCGGGAGCATGATTCCTTGCATGAACACATAAATAAAACAATTACATTTTAA
- a CDS encoding GerAB/ArcD/ProY family transporter — MTMNTVPAKTPKEALMIPPYLVFYLIHSMQVGVGVLGFTRYIADIAGFRAWMSVLLTGFLFHVVVWLMYSILNDKDKDLVSVHKNAFGKWIGGLLTFVFLIYITFLAMTVLRTYIEVVQIWIFPELPTWAISLSIILIAYYAVTSGFRVVAGICFLGVVIPLFLYFSALAPLEFATYRNLMPLFDTSIQAQIEATKAMTLSFLGPELLLIYYPFIQEPKKSQKFAHFGIMFTTFIYLTVTIVTFVFYSEKQLATTIWPTLSAWKVLELPFIERFEYLGIATWMFVVMPNITLGLWGASRALKRQINISHRKAIIIISLMAFIITIAFTTRAQIDALNTYVSFTGTYIVYLYIPFLFLILTLRRKLRK, encoded by the coding sequence ATGACCATGAACACTGTACCTGCAAAAACACCGAAAGAAGCACTAATGATCCCTCCCTATCTGGTATTTTATTTAATCCACTCGATGCAAGTCGGTGTGGGTGTTTTAGGTTTCACTCGGTATATCGCTGACATTGCAGGCTTTCGTGCGTGGATGTCAGTTCTGTTAACTGGGTTTTTATTCCATGTTGTAGTCTGGCTTATGTATAGTATTTTAAATGACAAAGATAAAGACCTGGTTTCTGTGCATAAGAATGCATTCGGAAAATGGATTGGCGGCTTATTAACTTTTGTCTTTCTTATCTATATTACTTTCTTAGCTATGACCGTGTTACGTACGTATATTGAGGTTGTACAAATTTGGATTTTCCCGGAGCTTCCAACTTGGGCTATTTCCTTAAGTATAATTCTCATTGCATATTATGCTGTTACAAGCGGTTTCAGAGTTGTCGCAGGTATTTGTTTTTTGGGGGTGGTTATCCCATTGTTTCTTTATTTTTCTGCCTTAGCACCACTTGAGTTTGCTACCTATCGAAATCTCATGCCACTATTTGATACAAGTATTCAAGCTCAAATTGAAGCGACGAAAGCAATGACCTTAAGTTTTTTAGGTCCTGAACTTTTACTCATTTATTATCCATTTATTCAAGAACCAAAAAAATCTCAAAAGTTTGCCCATTTTGGAATTATGTTTACCACGTTTATTTATCTAACAGTGACTATTGTTACATTTGTTTTCTACAGCGAGAAGCAGCTTGCTACCACGATATGGCCTACTTTAAGTGCCTGGAAAGTTCTTGAGCTTCCTTTTATCGAACGGTTTGAGTATTTGGGCATTGCTACCTGGATGTTTGTCGTTATGCCAAATATTACCCTTGGACTGTGGGGTGCTAGCCGGGCCCTTAAAAGACAAATAAACATCTCTCACCGGAAAGCAATCATAATTATCAGTTTAATGGCATTTATTATCACAATAGCATTTACTACAAGAGCGCAAATAGATGCTTTAAATACGTATGTATCTTTCACTGGGACTTATATTGTCTACTTATACATCCCCTTCCTATTCCTCATATTAACGTTAAGGAGGAAACTTAGAAAATGA
- a CDS encoding YncE family protein: MYSVLKIVLTVCTFLILISCSNSTYEGLPEAEPLVIVTNSFDESVSFIHGTEHEPVTTWNLNHPVSGTLLLDHDMLLTYSSIHSTLYVYDLTSGKEVQSISVSSAVDDLKLLNNKLYLTQREENEVVVLSLDGEVIDRLEVGSSPQYLYHHENALYILNYEDTSISVIDLSTNEVIMTLPSIDRATDMIMVNESIVWIGGHGRGADITNHIEIVDIVRQEKAGQLFAPTMPVAFLSHDNSILVLSHGSNQLREINPETNEVESIIDTVANPFTMAALDDFLFIAGYDSNSVEVVDLNTLTSQKRIKVGEGPLDLTIREEAK, translated from the coding sequence ATGTATTCTGTTTTAAAGATCGTACTCACTGTATGTACATTTTTAATTCTTATCAGCTGTTCTAACTCTACCTATGAGGGACTTCCTGAAGCGGAACCCTTAGTTATTGTCACCAATTCTTTCGATGAGAGTGTAAGTTTTATTCACGGAACAGAACATGAACCGGTAACGACTTGGAATTTGAATCACCCTGTATCTGGCACGTTATTACTCGATCACGACATGCTATTAACCTACAGCTCGATCCATTCTACACTGTATGTGTATGACCTTACTTCAGGTAAAGAGGTTCAATCAATTTCTGTTTCTTCAGCTGTAGATGATCTGAAGCTGCTTAACAACAAACTTTACCTCACCCAAAGGGAAGAAAATGAAGTGGTCGTTTTATCGTTAGATGGTGAAGTGATAGATCGTTTGGAAGTCGGTTCTTCACCACAATACCTTTATCATCATGAGAATGCATTATATATCCTGAATTATGAAGATACGAGCATTTCTGTTATCGACCTTTCCACTAATGAAGTTATTATGACATTGCCAAGCATTGACCGTGCTACAGATATGATTATGGTTAACGAGTCAATTGTTTGGATAGGCGGTCATGGACGTGGTGCAGACATAACCAATCATATTGAAATCGTTGATATCGTACGACAAGAAAAAGCAGGTCAACTATTTGCTCCAACGATGCCGGTTGCCTTCTTGAGTCATGACAATTCTATCCTTGTTCTTAGCCACGGCTCAAATCAGCTTCGTGAAATCAATCCTGAAACGAATGAAGTGGAATCAATTATCGATACGGTAGCTAACCCGTTTACTATGGCTGCACTTGATGACTTTCTATTTATCGCTGGCTATGATAGCAACTCTGTAGAAGTCGTTGACCTAAATACCCTTACCTCACAAAAGAGGATTAAGGTTGGAGAAGGTCCGCTAGATTTAACTATCCGAGAGGAGGCAAAGTAA
- a CDS encoding DUF1659 domain-containing protein translates to MMQQTRLTLQFHHGVDVFGENIFKDKRFNNIKGTSLDIDLEETALALGTLQKHSLIGVVRNNSYSLA, encoded by the coding sequence ATGATGCAGCAAACAAGACTTACTTTACAATTTCATCACGGTGTAGATGTGTTCGGCGAAAATATTTTCAAAGATAAGCGCTTTAACAACATTAAGGGTACCTCTCTAGATATTGACCTAGAAGAGACTGCCTTAGCGCTTGGTACTTTGCAGAAACATTCTTTAATCGGCGTAGTACGAAACAATAGTTATTCATTAGCTTAA
- a CDS encoding YvrJ family protein codes for MTSFELWIPILSEYGFPVMVTLYLLYRLERKLDLMIEVLHQLKTDSTKKHPNLFTKQHY; via the coding sequence ATGACTTCATTTGAGCTGTGGATTCCTATATTAAGTGAGTATGGCTTCCCTGTGATGGTCACGTTGTATTTACTCTACCGGCTTGAGAGAAAACTTGACCTGATGATTGAAGTTCTTCATCAATTAAAAACAGATTCCACAAAAAAGCACCCTAACTTATTTACAAAACAGCATTATTAA
- a CDS encoding response regulator transcription factor → MPTILIVEDEQTMQRLLTLHLTKEGFETIKADNGEEAISLLSSHQIDLAVVDVMMPVMDGFDFVKKLRETSTLPVIFLTARSDEKDRIEGLMLGGDDYLSKPFSKGELLARIQAVLRRTYQTNRNFIHHTDNHIDEPEIFSLEGIQLNRKARSMKVDQIPISLTVKEFDLLLFLFEHQGQVFTREHLLTSVWGLDYEGTERTVDTHIKTLRMKLKPYGNVIQTVWGIGYKLVDI, encoded by the coding sequence ATGCCTACCATTCTAATCGTAGAAGATGAGCAAACCATGCAGCGTCTGTTAACGCTGCATCTCACAAAAGAGGGGTTCGAAACCATTAAAGCTGACAACGGAGAAGAAGCCATTTCCCTCCTCTCTTCACACCAAATTGATCTTGCAGTCGTAGACGTAATGATGCCAGTGATGGATGGCTTTGACTTCGTAAAAAAACTGAGAGAAACATCAACCCTCCCTGTTATTTTTCTAACGGCACGATCAGATGAAAAAGATCGTATTGAAGGATTAATGCTAGGCGGCGATGATTATTTAAGCAAGCCTTTTAGCAAAGGTGAATTACTTGCCCGCATTCAAGCTGTGTTACGTAGAACTTATCAAACAAATAGGAACTTTATCCATCATACTGATAATCATATTGATGAACCGGAGATTTTTTCTTTAGAAGGGATTCAACTTAATCGAAAAGCCCGCAGTATGAAAGTCGATCAAATCCCAATTTCGCTTACTGTCAAAGAATTTGATTTGCTATTGTTTTTATTTGAGCATCAAGGTCAGGTGTTCACAAGAGAGCATTTGCTCACCTCAGTCTGGGGTCTTGATTATGAAGGAACAGAGAGAACTGTTGATACACACATAAAAACCCTTCGAATGAAGCTTAAACCATACGGAAATGTCATTCAAACTGTGTGGGGAATTGGATATAAGCTGGTGGATATTTAA
- a CDS encoding DUF2922 domain-containing protein has protein sequence MARVLELLFLNQEGKQVSITLDDPIEPADPEAILQVMNKVIEKNVYTSSGGDFVSIKGARITERAVEVIELPAP, from the coding sequence ATGGCACGAGTCTTGGAATTGTTATTTCTGAATCAAGAAGGCAAGCAAGTTTCTATCACATTAGATGATCCAATTGAACCCGCAGATCCAGAAGCAATCTTACAAGTGATGAACAAAGTGATTGAAAAGAATGTTTACACTTCTTCTGGGGGGGACTTCGTTAGCATTAAAGGTGCACGGATTACCGAAAGAGCAGTTGAAGTGATTGAACTGCCTGCCCCTTAA
- a CDS encoding TetR/AcrR family transcriptional regulator gives MTAQKIKQVSLNLFAEKGFEGTSLSGIAKGVGIKKPSIYAHFINKDDIYLAVFEEVFSKYVYAITEAYEEIQSRPVEEKIYHLLHTTCKYSSQHQASIVMFKRAILFPPPHLKEIIQKKALEFEKKQEKMLSQLFTEAIEKGMIAKQPIEQLISSYFCILDGNVFHLFFYKEHQKLDNEAHEAHNQERMMNIWKIYWQGLCVEKEAGLRL, from the coding sequence ATGACAGCCCAAAAAATAAAACAAGTTTCTCTAAACTTATTTGCAGAAAAAGGATTTGAGGGAACGTCACTTTCGGGTATTGCCAAAGGCGTCGGAATTAAAAAACCTTCCATTTATGCGCATTTCATTAATAAGGATGACATTTACCTAGCTGTCTTTGAAGAGGTTTTTTCAAAGTATGTATATGCTATAACAGAAGCGTATGAAGAAATCCAAAGCCGGCCTGTTGAAGAAAAAATCTATCACTTGCTTCATACAACATGTAAATACTCCTCACAACATCAAGCAAGTATCGTGATGTTCAAGCGAGCAATCCTGTTTCCTCCCCCTCATTTAAAAGAAATCATTCAGAAAAAAGCGTTGGAATTTGAGAAAAAACAAGAAAAAATGCTTTCACAATTATTCACTGAAGCAATTGAAAAAGGTATGATAGCAAAGCAGCCAATTGAACAGCTTATATCAAGCTATTTTTGTATTCTTGACGGCAATGTATTTCACTTGTTCTTCTATAAAGAACATCAAAAACTAGATAATGAAGCCCATGAAGCACATAATCAAGAGCGAATGATGAATATTTGGAAAATATATTGGCAAGGCTTATGCGTAGAAAAGGAAGCAGGATTACGATTATAG
- a CDS encoding Ger(x)C family spore germination protein encodes MKRLVLIMCLSILFLNGCVQTMILDEVQLIHSIGYDYYDEDRVEGTVSLPVYNMEGAIESEIISAVAKTSRDARLELNAQASRPLHSGKITTILFNEELAEKTGIMPILDTFSRDATIGMRNFVALTAGSTKEILETTYPLEMEVASYIAELIEQNMERQNIPQANFHLFMKYYYEDGRDPFMPYLKQSEEHLQVDGVALFKGDRYVGKLNLTDSFVMKILLEPFANGTYEIELGEKNEFAVLRNIHSKTKYTIEKGTNTPDIDLLIKFKGKVNEYSGEEISPEKLKEITVKVTEKLESDASRLISLFQENNIDPIGMGSRVKGKTYHFNLEEWESYYPNANINVKAEVVITETGVRE; translated from the coding sequence ATGAAAAGATTAGTACTAATTATGTGTTTAAGTATTCTGTTTTTAAATGGATGTGTACAAACTATGATTTTAGATGAAGTTCAGCTGATTCATTCAATTGGTTATGATTATTATGACGAAGACCGGGTTGAAGGGACGGTCAGCTTACCCGTCTATAATATGGAGGGTGCAATAGAAAGTGAAATCATTTCAGCTGTAGCGAAGACGAGCCGTGATGCAAGGCTCGAATTAAACGCCCAAGCCTCTAGACCTCTTCACAGCGGCAAGATAACAACCATCTTATTTAATGAAGAACTCGCAGAGAAGACGGGAATCATGCCTATTCTTGATACCTTTTCCCGCGATGCTACGATTGGAATGAGAAACTTCGTTGCTTTAACGGCAGGCTCAACAAAAGAAATTTTAGAAACCACGTATCCCCTTGAAATGGAAGTGGCATCGTATATTGCTGAGTTAATTGAACAAAATATGGAAAGACAAAATATACCTCAGGCAAACTTCCATTTGTTTATGAAGTATTATTATGAAGATGGAAGAGATCCGTTTATGCCTTATCTTAAACAGTCAGAAGAACATCTGCAAGTAGACGGTGTTGCCTTATTTAAAGGGGATCGTTATGTAGGTAAACTTAATTTAACTGATTCCTTTGTAATGAAAATATTGTTAGAACCTTTTGCAAATGGCACTTATGAAATTGAGCTGGGTGAGAAAAATGAATTTGCTGTGTTAAGAAATATTCATTCAAAAACTAAATATACCATTGAAAAAGGGACGAACACGCCTGATATCGATCTCCTTATAAAATTCAAAGGAAAAGTTAATGAATATTCAGGTGAAGAAATTAGCCCAGAAAAATTAAAGGAGATTACCGTGAAAGTAACTGAAAAGCTTGAATCAGATGCCAGCCGGCTTATCTCTTTATTTCAAGAAAATAATATAGATCCGATCGGAATGGGGAGTCGAGTGAAGGGAAAAACCTATCACTTTAACTTAGAGGAATGGGAAAGTTATTATCCTAACGCCAACATTAATGTGAAAGCTGAAGTCGTTATTACAGAAACAGGAGTGAGAGAATAA
- a CDS encoding sensor histidine kinase, which translates to MKWNSWSFHKKVWAFLLTFTYGSILVSVLLVSYIYQEVYVGAEEERLLSLGRNLATQHSPGELNEDFIQRAEAHNDVSTTQIYVVQNPRELSACLPFEIDYQTFISEEERRQLLNGEYLVKIGYEERIDRNVLAVVTPLVEDRVLDGILYVYVPVSSIQEVFLPAVPVLVLLILVLFVILYLSGSRFTTYVTKPLTTMQLATKKIAAGDFSSRVPIHTSDELGQLGHSFNEMANALEKEDLRKQTFLSNVSHELRTPLSYVKGYSEVLLEDEQLREDQKEFVSIIHNESDRLSKLVNDLLDLAKIQGEQEVLSVEPTVLSALIDEAAASYLPSARKKGIEITTSNDESIIALIDPNRIKQVLHNLMQNSLHHCQSGDSITCTLTLERANICKIMITDTGAGMSKEALVHLGERFYRTDDARTRKYGGTGLGVAISKAIIEKHNGTIHYESELGKGTIVTICLPIVDEKDQPNDYLN; encoded by the coding sequence ATGAAGTGGAATTCATGGTCTTTTCATAAAAAAGTGTGGGCTTTTTTACTTACCTTTACGTACGGCTCAATTTTAGTATCCGTATTGTTAGTTTCCTATATCTATCAAGAAGTGTATGTGGGCGCAGAGGAAGAACGGCTGCTCTCACTTGGCCGTAATCTGGCAACGCAGCATAGTCCGGGTGAATTAAACGAGGATTTCATCCAGAGGGCAGAAGCTCATAACGATGTGTCTACTACTCAGATATACGTTGTTCAAAACCCTCGTGAATTGAGCGCATGCCTCCCTTTTGAGATCGACTATCAAACCTTTATTTCAGAGGAAGAGCGCAGACAGTTATTAAACGGGGAATACCTCGTCAAAATAGGGTATGAAGAACGAATTGACCGTAATGTATTAGCTGTTGTCACTCCATTAGTAGAGGACCGTGTATTAGATGGCATATTGTATGTATATGTTCCTGTCTCCTCAATTCAGGAAGTGTTTCTGCCAGCTGTACCTGTTCTCGTCCTCTTAATCTTAGTGTTGTTTGTTATTTTATATTTATCAGGTTCAAGGTTCACAACGTATGTAACTAAGCCGTTAACGACGATGCAGCTTGCCACAAAAAAGATTGCTGCAGGGGATTTTAGCAGCAGGGTTCCTATTCACACAAGTGATGAATTAGGGCAGCTGGGACATTCCTTTAATGAGATGGCCAATGCACTAGAAAAGGAAGATTTAAGAAAGCAGACCTTTCTCTCAAATGTCTCACATGAGTTAAGAACTCCGCTAAGTTACGTTAAAGGATATAGTGAAGTACTTCTTGAAGACGAACAATTAAGAGAGGATCAAAAAGAATTTGTCTCTATAATTCATAATGAATCAGACCGGCTTAGTAAGCTGGTGAATGACTTATTGGACCTTGCTAAAATTCAAGGGGAACAAGAAGTTCTGTCAGTGGAACCGACTGTCCTTTCTGCTCTTATTGATGAAGCGGCTGCCTCTTATTTACCTAGTGCAAGAAAAAAAGGAATTGAGATTACTACATCTAATGATGAATCCATTATTGCATTAATCGACCCAAACCGTATCAAACAAGTGCTGCATAACCTCATGCAAAACAGCTTGCATCATTGTCAAAGCGGTGATTCTATTACATGTACTTTAACTCTTGAACGTGCAAACATCTGTAAAATAATGATCACAGACACGGGAGCTGGAATGTCTAAGGAAGCACTCGTCCATTTAGGTGAACGTTTTTACAGAACAGATGATGCTCGCACAAGGAAATACGGCGGCACAGGTCTTGGGGTCGCTATTTCAAAAGCGATTATTGAAAAACATAATGGAACGATCCATTACGAGAGCGAGTTGGGGAAAGGGACAATTGTAACGATCTGTTTACCTATTGTAGATGAAAAAGACCAGCCGAATGATTATCTTAATTAA